The genomic region GCCGGGTCGCAGGCGAAGCGGCAGTGCTCGACCACCTCGGCCGGTGGCAGCAGGGCGGCCAGGCCGCGCACGATGGTCGACTTCGCGGTGCCCTTCTCGCCACGCACCAGCACTCCGCCGATGCCGGGGTGGACCGCGTTGAGCAGCAGGGCGAGCCGGAGATCGGGATGTCCGACCACAGCGGAGAACGGGTAGCCGACGGTCATGCGCGAAGTCCTTCCTCGGGTGTCCACGCCCGGGTCGGGAGGCCGAGGGGGACGAGTCTCCTGACTCCCGGAACCGTTCCTGACGAAACCGTTCCGGTCACAGTGGCGGGACCGTCCCGGACTCGCACCGGGTTCCTCGCTCACCCCTCGCTGACAAAGCAGTTCGCATCGTCGCACACGATCGCCGCGGCCAGGCCGTCTCGCTGATCACGCTTGTCATCGAGTGGCGAGCACGCGCAGCGGGGCGCGGAAGGAGAGCAGGCCGAGCATCGGCGGTTCCGGCTCCAGCAGGCGCAGGTGGGGCAGCCGCCTGGCCACCTCGGTGAGCACCACGGCGGCCTCCGTCCTGGCCAGTCCGGCGCCGAGGCAGAAGTGGCGGCCGTGGCCGAAGGCCAGGTGGCGGCGCGGTTCGGGGCGGGCCGGGCAGAAGGACTCGGGGTCGGCGAAGACCTCCGGGTCCGAGCCCGCCCCGGCGAGCAGGAGCAGCAGGTGCGCGCCCTGCGGCACCCGCACTCCGGACAGGGTGGCCGGGCGGGCGGCGACGCGGCGCCAGGTGTTCACCGGCGGTTCGCGGCGCAGCACCTCCTCCACGCAGGCCGCGGCCAGCTCCTGGTCACCGGCGGCCAGGCGCGGCCACAGGTCGGTGCGCGGGATGAGCCGGTGCAGCAGGGTGCTGAGCAGCTGGCTGGTGGTCTCCTGACCGGCGATGAGCAGGAAGTAGCAGACGCCGACCGCCTCGGCCACGCGCAGCGGCCGGTCGCCGGGCGCGCGGTGTGCGGCGAGCTGGCCGAACAGGTCGGGGCTGCCGGGGGTGGCGGCGCGGATGCGGGCGGCCAGCCACTGGTGGAACTCCCCCGCCGCCTCCGCGAGGTCCTGGTGGCGGCCGGGGCCGGGGCGGCCCCAGAACAGCTCCAGCGAGGCCGCGCTCCACGCCTTGAGCACCGGCAAATCCACTCCGGTGATGCCGAGCAGCTCCAGCAGCACCCGGCAGGGCAGCTCCGCGGCCAGCCCGGCGACCAGGTCGAACTCGCCGGTGGCCGGCAGGCGGTCCAGGTACTCGGCGGCGAGGGCGCGGATGCGCGGTTCGGCGGCGCGCACCCTGGCCGGGGTGAAGTAGCCGGCGACCAGGCGGCGCAGGCCGGTGTGACTGTCGGTGCCGTTGTTGGCCAGGGTGGGCGGCAGCGAGAACCGGGCCCTGGCCAGCACACGCAGCTGCGGCGGCGGGACCGGGGTGATCGCGGTGAGCGCGTTGTCCGGCACGAACCCGGCGGGGTCGGCCAGCACGGCGCGGATGTCGGCGTGCCTGCTGACCAACCACAGCCCGGTGTGCCGGTCGTGGTGCACGGGGGCGCGCTCGCGCAGCTCGGCCAGGTGCGGCCAGGGGTCGCTGACAAAACCCGGGCCGAAGAGGTCCAGGTCGTCGAGGGAACGCCGCGCTGCCCGCACGGGCAGAACGGTAGCCCGGCTGATGCGACACTCCGGGCGTGACCTCGACCACCAACGACGTCTTCGGCTGGCTGGACACCCGCTCGCGGGCCCGCGCCAAGGCCGGGCTGACCCGTTCGCTGCGGCCGCGCGCCGCCGGGTCCGCGGACATGCTGGACCTGGCCTCCAACGACTACCTCGGCCTCACCCGGGACCCTCGGGTCACCGAGGCCGCCGCGGCCGCCGCCCGCTACTGGGGCGCGGGTGCCACGGGATCGCGGCTGGTCACGGGCTCGACCGAGTTGCACGCCGAGCTGGAGCACGAGCTGGCCGAGCACTGCGGGGCGGAGGCGGCGCTGGTCTTCTCCTCCGGCTTCCTGGCCAACCTCGGCGCGCTCACCGCGTTGTCCGGGCCGGGCACGGTGCTGGTCGCGGACGCGCACAACCACGCCTCGCTGATCGACGGCTGCCGGTTGTCCCGCGCCGAGACCGCCGAGGCCGGGCACTGCGATCCGGCCAGGGTCGCCCAGCTGCTGGCCGAGCGGGTGAAGAAGCGTGCCCTGGTGGTGACCGACTCGGTGTTCTCCGTCGACGGCGACCTGGCGCCGCTGGCCGAGCTGGCCGCGGCCTGCCGGGCGCACGGCGCGGCGCTGGTGGTCGACGACGCGCACGGGCTGGGCGTGCTGGGCGAGGGCGGGCGCGGCGGGGTGCACGCGGCAGGGCTGGCCGGGGCGCCGGACGTGGTGGTCACCACCACGCTGTCCAAGTCGCTGGGCAGCCAGGGCGGAGCGGTGCTCGGGCCGCGGCGGGTGATCGCGCACCTGGTGGACACTGCGCGCGGGTTCATCTTCGACACCGGCCTGGCCCCGGCTTGCGCGGGCGGCGCGCTGGCCGCGCTGCGGGTGCTGCGGGCCGAGCCGGAGCTGGCCGGGCGGTCCCGGGGCGTGGCGCGGGAGCTGGCGGAGCGGCTGGGCGCGGCCGGGCTGGCGGTCAGCTCGCCGAGTGCGGCGGTGGTGTCGGTGCGCGCGCCCTCGCCCGCCGAGGCGGTGGCGTGGGCTGGGCGGTGCCGGGCGGAGGGCGTGCAGGTCGGCTGTTTCCGGCCGCCGTCGGTGCCGGACCAGGTGTCGCGGCTGCGGCTGACCGCGCGGGCGGACCTGTCCGCGGCGGAGCTGGACCGCGCGGTCGCGGTGATCACGCGCACCGCCCCGCGACCGGGCGGCTGACGCGAACAGCGGTGTCCGCTACTCCATCCGTGCCCGATGGAAGGACAGTCAGGACAAGGGATTTGTCATGTCCTTGATATTCACTCGAACGGCCCTAGGCTGCCGCGCATGACCATCAACCGGAGGCGCGCGCTCGGTCTGGGGACCGTGGCGGCGGCGGGTGCTGTGCTGGGGGCCGCGCCGCCGGCGGCGGCGCAGACCGATCCCATCGATGACGAGAGCGTCATCCCTGCCTCCGCGGCGCAGGCCCGGCGGCGGATCGAGCGGGTGTACCGGCGGGAGGCGCACCGCGCGGGTGGCACCTGGTCCTCCTTCATCAGCGTGACCGACCCGGACGGCACCCCGGTCGCCGCGGTGGCGGACGAGGCGGACCGGGTGGTGGAGGCCTACTCGGTCAACAAGATCGCGGTGGCCGCCGCGGTGCTGGACAAGATCGACCGCGGGCTGCTGTCCCTGGACCAGCGGGTGGACGTCACCGCGGCCATTGTCAGCAAGGACGGCGACGGCATCTTCGGCTTCGACGGCGCCTACCCGAGCTCGGTGACGCTGGGTCACGCGATGGCGAACCTGCTGACCGTCTCGGACAACACCGCGGTCCGCCTGTGCGGCCTGGTCTGCCCGGCCGCGGAGCTGAACGAGATCCTGCGCGCCAAGGGCTTCACGCACACCCAGGTGAAGCCGGTGGCGAACCCGAACCGGTTCTTCCTGGGCACCACCACCCCGCGCGAGACGCACACGCTGCTGCGCAAGCTGGTCGACGGCACGCTGGTCTCGGCCGCCTCCACCCAGTACGTGCTGACCCTGCTGCGCTCGATGGCCGCGTTCACCGACGGGATCCGGCTGGAGCTGAACTCGGCCGAGCGCGCCAGGGTGGCGACCAAGGCCGGCTGGTTCAACGACGGCCGCAACGAGGCCGGCATCGTCTTCGACGCCGAGGGCAAGCCGATGGTCACCTACTCGCTGTTCGCCTCCGGGGAGTTCCGCGGGGACGCGGCGGCGAACCTGAACGACTACAGCACCACCCACCCGGCGCTGCGGGCCAGGGTGAAGCTCGGCCGCAGCATGGTCGACGCTGTCTCCCGGATCACCTGTGCGGCCGCGCGCACCCACCGCCAGCCCGCCTACCAGCCCAGCAACGGCGGCTGACCAGCGGTGACCAGACAGGATCTCAGGGACCGACCCGGAATCGGCCCCTGAGATCCGGGCGGATGGTGCTCCCTCGGGCGGGGGAGCACCATCACGCCGCGGCGGGAATCCACCGCCGGACCGGGCCGCGAGGCTCGGGGCATGACAAGGACAACACGCGGTTTACTGGTAGCCGGGCTGACCACGGCGGCGGTGCTCGCCGGTGTGACACCGGCATTCGCGGCCGAGGCGCCGATCCGGATCAGCGGGTCGGCCGGTGGCACGCTCGGGCCCGAGTTCGGCCCGATGGCC from Crossiella sp. CA-258035 harbors:
- a CDS encoding cytochrome P450; protein product: MRAARRSLDDLDLFGPGFVSDPWPHLAELRERAPVHHDRHTGLWLVSRHADIRAVLADPAGFVPDNALTAITPVPPPQLRVLARARFSLPPTLANNGTDSHTGLRRLVAGYFTPARVRAAEPRIRALAAEYLDRLPATGEFDLVAGLAAELPCRVLLELLGITGVDLPVLKAWSAASLELFWGRPGPGRHQDLAEAAGEFHQWLAARIRAATPGSPDLFGQLAAHRAPGDRPLRVAEAVGVCYFLLIAGQETTSQLLSTLLHRLIPRTDLWPRLAAGDQELAAACVEEVLRREPPVNTWRRVAARPATLSGVRVPQGAHLLLLLAGAGSDPEVFADPESFCPARPEPRRHLAFGHGRHFCLGAGLARTEAAVVLTEVARRLPHLRLLEPEPPMLGLLSFRAPLRVLATR
- a CDS encoding 8-amino-7-oxononanoate synthase is translated as MTSTTNDVFGWLDTRSRARAKAGLTRSLRPRAAGSADMLDLASNDYLGLTRDPRVTEAAAAAARYWGAGATGSRLVTGSTELHAELEHELAEHCGAEAALVFSSGFLANLGALTALSGPGTVLVADAHNHASLIDGCRLSRAETAEAGHCDPARVAQLLAERVKKRALVVTDSVFSVDGDLAPLAELAAACRAHGAALVVDDAHGLGVLGEGGRGGVHAAGLAGAPDVVVTTTLSKSLGSQGGAVLGPRRVIAHLVDTARGFIFDTGLAPACAGGALAALRVLRAEPELAGRSRGVARELAERLGAAGLAVSSPSAAVVSVRAPSPAEAVAWAGRCRAEGVQVGCFRPPSVPDQVSRLRLTARADLSAAELDRAVAVITRTAPRPGG
- a CDS encoding serine hydrolase, coding for MTINRRRALGLGTVAAAGAVLGAAPPAAAQTDPIDDESVIPASAAQARRRIERVYRREAHRAGGTWSSFISVTDPDGTPVAAVADEADRVVEAYSVNKIAVAAAVLDKIDRGLLSLDQRVDVTAAIVSKDGDGIFGFDGAYPSSVTLGHAMANLLTVSDNTAVRLCGLVCPAAELNEILRAKGFTHTQVKPVANPNRFFLGTTTPRETHTLLRKLVDGTLVSAASTQYVLTLLRSMAAFTDGIRLELNSAERARVATKAGWFNDGRNEAGIVFDAEGKPMVTYSLFASGEFRGDAAANLNDYSTTHPALRARVKLGRSMVDAVSRITCAAARTHRQPAYQPSNGG